DNA sequence from the Candidatus Methylarchaceae archaeon HK02M2 genome:
AAAAAATTGGTAGAAGAAGAGATAAGATGTCCTTGGTGTGATTCGAAATTTCCTGACTCTGAAACCTTAAGTAAACATATAGACGATGTGCATCTAGGAAGAGGGCTTCTTGAAGGGGATAAGAGAAAGTGGGCAGAATGATAAATGATAAACTAAAGTACAAATTCTGCAATTATTGAATTATTGAACGAATAGTCTGAAATCTTCGATACTAGTGTCGATATGTATTGAGACGATCTTCTTCTAAAGCAACTTGTATGGCTTTAAGTGCACTTTTCTCCTTATCTTTGATCTCTAACATTATATCAAAATCAAAAGATTTTGTTTTTTCTAAAAAGTTTTTAAAATGCTCCAGATTCAATGAATCAACATGTTTACCTTTCTGTTTACCTTTTTGTTGAGAACTATAATCAACCATCGGTATACCATCTTTTTCTTTCCAAGTTGTTGTAAATAGCTTAAAGGCCTCACTTATCGTTTCCCCAGAATTATTTAACTCATGATGAAAATTGTCAAATAATATTGGTACTCCTGTCTGGGAATTTATCTGAAGACAATCTTTTAGATTGTAAAACCTATCATCGTTTTCAATCACAAGTCGTTTTTTAATAAATTCATCAAGCTTCCAGAACCTTTCGATAAACCTCTTTATGCTCTTTTCCTTATCTCCATAGACTCCACCGATATGTATCTGTATTTTAGCAGAAGCGTCTAGTTCCATTAAATCTAAAACCTGTGCGTGATAAATAAGTTCTCTTAAACTATTTTTGAAGACTTCATCATCTATTGAATTAATGAGAACGAATTGATCAGGATGCATAGATATTCTTATATCATGTGTTTTGATCAAACGACCGATTTCTTTAAATTTTCTTCTAAAATGATTTGGCCAGTTAAAATTGCAGATAGGATGGGATGCAAAGGGGATTAAATCTGAAGTTATTCTAAAAAATAAAACATTGTGTTTTATATTAAATTTGAATATTTTAACTAGACAATCCAAATTATTCTTAATGGTCTCTATTAAGCGCTCTTCGGAGTAAGACTTTAAGCGAAATGTCCTACTGCTTTTACATCCAATAGAACGATTTATACACGGATAACCTATTTTCAAACCATTTTATACAAAACTTTGCTTGGTTAACTTTAATATTTTTTATGCTGTTTTAGCATGCTTATATGAAATTCCTTCGTTCACCCAGAGTTCTAAGTTATAACATGGAAGATCATTATATATAATATATTTTATAAAAACTCAAATTATTGTATATGCTCTTTGAGACACAATGGTAAATCAAGTTGAATTTTTATTAAGAGGAAAGTTGTTACCACCCTTAATAAGTAAGCTGCAAGTTTCTGAAAGACTGATTATTGAAAATGTTTTGGGTCCTATTGAGTTTAGTATTCCTAGAGAATCGGATTCTTTTGCTATTGCCTACGTTGGTTCGGAGGATAAATCATACTTTTTTCTTGATGCAACCATATACATTGATTTCTTTCTTTTGATACATGCTCTAACACATAATATAGTTGTAACTCATTATAAAGGCATAGCATTTGAAATATCGACGATAAATGATCTTGGAAAAAAGAAAGTCTCATTCAGAAAATTTAAGAAAGTTAACATTTTAAAGGAAGATCTTCAATGTGAGCTGAGCAAAATAATTCTTTTAACCAAAGAGCGTTTTCTTGAATTTGAAAAGGATACTGAAAAAATCATGGGTGAATATCTCGGTCTAGCTCTCCGTTATCATTTTTTTGCATTACAGGCTTATAATAGACGTCACTTTGATGAGGTTGTTCTCAACTTGGTAATTGCAGCTGAAGCTCTTTTCAGTACTGGCAAATCTCATAAATATAATCTTAAAAGAAGATTCTCTAACTTTATAGCAAATGACGAAACTGAAATTTATGAGATTGAAAAAACGATAAGCAACTTCTATGATTTAAGAAGTGCTATTGTTCATGGAGGGAAAAAGAAAATTACTTTCAATGACGTAAAAATTCCGAGCATATATATTCAAAAAGCAATCGAAAAAGCACTTTCTTCTAGACTCTATTTAAAAGAAGAATTACTAAAAGTCACCGATATTGAAAGTGAATGATAGATAGTTATGAAATTTCCCTTAAGAGGTCCATAAAAACACTTACAAGTTTTGGACTCGCTTTCATAATGTCTGAGGAGGTAATTATTCCTACGAGCCTATCATTTTCTATAACAGGCAATCTTTTAATTCGTTTTTTCGTCATCAATTTTGCTGCATCTTCAATGTCAGTATTAGGGTTTATTGTCACCAACGGAGTAGACATAATTTTTTTGATTTCAAATAATTTTGGCTCCGAGTGAAGCTCCACCATCCTTAATATGTCTCTTTCTGTTACTATTCCAATTGGTCTTCTTCTTTCAGTATCCACAACTACGACTGAACCAATGTTAAACTTGTTCATCTTTTGAACAGCTTCTCTTACATTCTCGTATATACCTACAGTTTTAACATTCTTCGTCATAACGTCTCTTACCATGAGAATGCCCGACATTTTCGTCATCTTAACTTAAGATAATTCCATATAAATATTCATCTTGAATTTTTTAGGTTTTATGAATCACGTCATATTTTTAATAATGATATAATTAATTGGATTTGTTAACCCTATGAAACCTAGTCTCGACAATCTTAGAATGGAGTTGGTAAATGGTGCAAAGGCCATTTTTTCTAAAGGTCTTGTAGATGTTGGTGAAGGGAATGTTAGTGTTCGTATACCAAAAAAGCAAGAGTTACTCATTACTCCAACTTTTAACCTATATGAGACGATGAAAAAAGAAGATGTTGTTCATTTAAAATTTGATGGTACACAATTAAGTAAAGGCAAACGTGCCTCCTCAGAATACAGACTACATGTAGCTATTTATAAAGCTCGTCCAAAAGCACAATGTGTTATTCATACACATTCACCTTATGCAACAATGCTTTCTGTAGCTAGAATAAAGATTCCTATCTTATTGGAGGAGATGGTTGTTTTTTTGGGTGGTGAAGTTAATGTCTCAGAATTCGGACGAGCGCATACCGATGAGATGGGAGAAAAGCCACTGATGGCTTTAAGTACAACGAATGCTGTCCTATTAGCTAATCACGGAGTTTTGGTCTGTGGGAGAACTGTGGAACATGCGATAAAGATGGCTGAATTAGTCGAGAAAATGGCAAAAATATTTTGGGGTTCATCTCAGATTGGAGAACCTGTTAATATCTCTAAAGAAGCATCTAGATTTAAAAAGATTTTTGACTTGAATTTTGCAACTTATTAAATTGAGAGGTAAATCTTATAACAATCTCACTAAAAATAGTAGTATAATTTAAATTAAATTAAAGGTGGATAATTTGGGAGAAAAAGAACAAATTGTACTTGAAGCTATGGAAAAAGCGGGAAAACCGGTGAGACCTGGAGATGTTGTAAAGATGGTCGATCTCGACAAGGAAGAAGTCTCCAAGATTATAGCAAGTCTGAAAAAGAAGGGAAAAATTACTTCTCCCAAAAGGTGTTTTTATGCGCCAGTTATTGATAAATGAATCTCTTAAGTTTGATAAACCAAAAACCTGTAAAGTTTAGTTTAGTTTAGTTTAGTCAACCCTATTCGTACCAGTCCAATCATAACCGATTCCATTATATTATTCTTCTATTTTTGGATGTTATCAGAAATCAACTCAAACAGTTTTGAGAGGCTACCAGATACATCTCTTTTTAAGTTAATTCGCAAGACTCTACGGCCAAGTTGTTTTAAAGCTTGGTAATCCCCTAAGGCTTGAACTTGGATTAAGTTATTAAAGGTATAATTGGTCTCAGGCACTTCTAAATCTTCTCCTGGTTCGTCGATCAATTGGATAAATAGACCTGTATTGGGACCGCCCTTATGCAATTGTCCAGTTGAATGTAAGAAACGGGGACCGTAACCCGATGTTGTTGCCAATTGAAGATTGTTTAAAAGTACAAGACGAATCTTCTGTAGGGCTTCTGTCGTCTCAGGAGTGGGAGGTAAGAAAGCTTGTATCGCTATATAGTCTCCTTCCTTAGCTTCGCCAAACCAACACTTTAGAGCTTTGGTTAACGCTTTAGAGTCTTCAACCGATATCGTTTCCACATCTTTTTTGTTTAATATTCCCTTTTCCACTTTAGCCATCATATTCTTAGCAAAGTCTTTAGCCATCTGCACGTCTGGCTGGTTAAAAGGGTGTACACCTATCACTGAACCAACTGCTGCCACAGTTATCTCCCAAGAAAAGATTTCTTGGCTCAGATTAATTTTATCAGTTAGCTTGATGCACACTATTGGATGGCCTTTGACTTCCAACTCTTTTACTAGTTCTTCGAGTTCAATATTATCATCCTTCTCAATATAAAAATAGATGAAAAAACGATCTGCAGCATAATTCTTAGACGAAGTTATTGGTTCATTAACTATCGGGATCGTACCTTTACCATCCTTACCTAGGCTCTCAGCAATAAGTTGCTCTAGCCAAAGAGAGAAACTACTTATCGATGGTGAAGTAAGGAAGGTTACCTTATCACGACCCATTTTGGTTAGTTCACCCAGCGCTGCAGCTAAGACTAAGCTTGTAGTTTCATTTAGGGAGATGCTTAATGAACAATTTTCGGACATGATCCAAGATCGATCAAGGAACTTTTGAACATCCATCCCGATAAGCGAGGCAGGCAGTATTCCAAAGGCGGTTAGAGCTGAATATCTTCCACCTATATCTGATGGAGCTTGGAAAATGTTACGGAAGCCTCTCTCCTGAGCCATTTTCATCAGAGGTGTCCCAAGATCGGTGATGGCAACGAAGTGACTACCACGATCTTTTTCTATTTGACCGACTTTCTTCCAGAAGTATCGAAAGAGGGATAAAGTTTCAATAGTAGTTCCTGATTTACTAGATACAATGAAGAGGGTATGTCGTAAATCGATTTTCATTTCGACTGTTCTTATAGCTGATGGATGAGTACTATCTAGAACTATAAGTTCAGGATACCCCTTTGCATTTCCGAAGATAGTCTGGAATACTTCTGAAGCTAGGCTTGATCCACCCATTCCAAGTAGGATTACATGGCGTATACCTTCTGATTTCACTTTTTCCGCGAAAGATATAAAATCTTCGAGTTGTTCGTTCATTATTTCAGGAAGTACCAACCAACCTAATCGGTTGGTTATTTCAGGGACGGTTTTTGGGAACCATAAAGTGGCGTCTTTTGCCCAAAATCTTTTCAAAAAGTCGATTTCTTTCCAGTACTCCAAACGCTTGTCTACTAGAGTCTGATATCTCCCAAGTTTAAGACAAATAGATTGACCGTATTTCTCTAAATCTCTTAATGGATTCATATTTCCACCTTATGTAAAAATAATTTTTACCTCCTTACCAATTCTAGAGCATGTTTCACTACATTATCTACATTAAAACCCAACTTATCGTAAACAATGTCACTAGGAGCAGATGCTCCAAATCGATCTAAACCAATCACCACTCCCATCTCCCCAACATAATTGGGCCAACCTATTGTGACGCCTGCTTCTAAAGCAAGTTTGGGCACATCAGGTTGAAGCACGTGTTTTTTGTATTCTATAGGTTGCTCTTCAAAAAGCTCCCATGACGGCATAGAGACAACTTGTACATTTAATCCCTTTTTCTTTAACTCCACGCTGGAGTCTAGGGCCAAGTGCACTTCCGATCCTGTTGCGATGAGAGTGATATCTGGATTTCCAGAGTCCGATTCAGCGAGTATGTAAGCGCCACGAGGAACACCCTCCTTAATAGGATAATGCTCTGGGTCCAGAACTGATAAATCCTGATGTGATAATATAAGGGAGACTGGGCCTTTTCGCTCGACTGCAACTTCCCAAGCCACTGCAGTCTCATTGGCGTCAGCAGGGCGGATCACTGTCAATCCTGGAATGGCCCGGAGACTCATCAAATGTTCCACAGGCTGATGGGTTGGACCATCTTCTCCCAGACCGATGCTATCGTGGGTGAATATGAAGATTACATGGGTCTGCATTAATGCTGCTAGTCTTATGGCTGGACGCATATAATCGGAAAAGACCAAGAAGGTTGCAGTATAGGGGATATAATTGCTGTATAGGGCCATACCGTTAGCGATGGCCCCCATGGCGTGTTCTCGAACTCCAAAGTGGATATTGTGTGCACAGTCTTTGCTGAAACCGAAGTCCCCATAACCCGTAAGAATTGTCTTTGTCGAAGGATCAAGGTCTGCTGAACCTCCTATTAAGAAGTGGTGTGGTGCTCCACCTAAAGAATGAAGTTTCTCACTCAGCACGTTCATCACCTTGCCTGAGGCGTTGCGGGTTGCCATCGGCCCTTCTTTGGGTTTGAAAGAAGGAATGAAACTTTTCCAGTTGACAGGTAGTTCGCCTTTTATTACCTGCTCGAATTGGGAAGCTAGATCTGGCGCCTCATGTCGATAGTCATCTAGAAGGTTGTTCCATTCGATTTCTAGGTTGTCTCCTTTTGCGATGGCTAGATGGAAATGATTTAATGTTTCCTCAGGAATGTAGAAAGTCGGTTCTGTGGGCCAGTCTAAAGCTCTTTTAGTTTCCAGTAGAGCCTTTTGACCCAATGGTTCACCATGGGCGACTGCAGTATTCTGTTTTGGACTTCCATAACCGATCTGAGTTCGAACTATGATAAGGGTGGGCTTCTTCTTTTCGTCCTTAGCCCTTCGAATAACTTTATCTATCTCCAATAGATTATTGCCGTCAGCTACTTGAAGAACAAACCAGCCATATGTTTCAAAACGTTGAAGTACATTCTCTGTGAATGTTATGTCCGTTTCTCCTTCGATTGAAATGTGGTTATCATCATAAAGATAGATAAGTTTGTTTAAATGTAATGTACCAGCCAGATAGGCAGCTTCAGAGCTGATACCTTCCATAAGGTCACCATCAGAGATTATGGAATATGTGTAATTGTCTACTATTGGAAAATTCGGTAGGTTGAAGCAGTTAGCAAGAAATCTTTCAGCCATCGCCATTCCCACACCCATGGCAAAGCCTTGACCTAAAGGGCCAGTTGTTGTCTCTACCCCTGTAGTAAGACCGTACTCTGGATGACCAGGGGTCTTACTCCCCCATTGACGAAAGCGTTTCAATTCATCTAAAGGTAGATCGTATCCGTAGAGGTGTAGAAGAGCATAGAGTAAAGCCGAGCCATGTCCCGCCGAGAGGATAAAGCGGTCACGGTTGATCCAAAAGGGGTTACGGGGGTTATGACGAAGGAACCTGTCCCATAGGACATACGCCATTGGTGCTGCGCCTAGAGGTATACCAGGATGGCCCGATCCGGCTTGTTCAATAGCATCAAGGGCTAGGAAACGTAAGGCGTTAATACAGAGTTCATCTAAACTCTTCATCAATATAGCCTCCTTGATTATCATATAGTTTTATGAAAATGTTATAAATAAACATGTAATTCTTTTACCATTCAGATAATTTATGGAGACCGTATATCTTATTTTGGGCCAAGGCAGCTGCCCCTATAACGCCAGCATCATCACCTAGTGCAGCTTTTACAAATTTTAGGTTTTTAAGGGCTGATTCAAGTGCTTTTTTTCGAGTAAAATTTTCCACTATTTGGATCAGATCTGGTAAACCTTCGATGACACCGCCTCCTAAAACAAAGAGGCAGGGATTAAATGCGTTTACAATACTCACTGCACCTGCAGCAAGGTATTGTCCGGTTTCTTTCACTAACTGATGAGCTTTCTGGTCCCCTTCTCGGTAGGCATGGCCAACGGTAGCTGCTGTGATATTTTCAATACTGCCTGCTAAGGAAGTCAAGTACTGCCACGCTTCAGGATCAGACCGAACAGCTTCTTGTGCTCGTTCAGCTATCGCCCAACCACCAGCATAAGCTTCTAAACAACCCATATTGGGACAGCGGCAACTACGACCACCGTAAACGATAGTGATATGTCCCAGTTCTCCACCAGTATTACTACAACCCACTAATATCTTCCCGCCACTTATTACGCCACCACCTATGCCAGTTCCAACAAAGAGAACGATTAGGTCATCCACACCTTTTCCCGAGCCGTAACGCCATTCACCCCAAGTCGCAGCGCGCACATCATTGACTACAATTACTGGCAAACCTAATTTCTCTTCTAACTTCTCTTTTAAGGGTACATTTCGCCATTTCAGATTAGGTGCGTAGTGCACAACTCCTTTAAAATCAACTTGTCCGGCGATGCCAATCCCCAAAACCTTGGCTTCTTGTCTAGCTTTGTCAAGGCATTCATCTATACTTGTTAGGATGTCTGTGATAATCTTATCCGAGCCCTTCTCCGGATGTGTTGGATATTTATGAGCTGATAAAATCTGACCATTAACATCTACTAAAGCTGTTTTAACTTTTGTGCCTCCGAGGTCGACTCCTAATGTGGGGAGTGACGTAACATTACGTTCCATCATTTTATAATTAATTAAGGCGGGGTAATTAATTATTTATACGGGAAAATATGCAGTGGGCTATATACTGCTTACCTCTAACTCCTCTCTAGTTAGATACCAAACAGAAATTATCAAAACACTAGCTAATCCATAATTAAAGAGTGCACAGTAAAGAGCTAGCTAGCGAAATCCATAAGCTCTTTAATATTATGTATCTCAATTAGGTTACTCGCGTGTTTTGTACGTGTTCGAACAGCAGCAGTAAAAAGAACATTATCTTCATCATTAATGAGACCGATGGTGCGAAGTTGGTTCGCTAAGAACATTATTCGATCTTTCTCATTGCTATAATCTATATTTATAGGATATACGCCAAAAACCAACTCAAGATGGTTCTTGACTTTTTTCTCTGGTGTAACCGCAATTATCGGTTGTAGAATTTTAAATCTTGATATCATCTTCGCTGTGTAACCTGATCTGGTCAAGGTCACGATTTTGTCAATTAACATGCTTTGACATACACTCTTAATTGATTTACTTATTGTATCCGAAATACTGATGAACTTACCATTTTTAACATTGCTTTCTACTGCTTTTTCAGTCTCCTTTGCAATTCTACTCATCATCGAAACAGCTTCTACTGGATACTGACCTATTGATGTCTCCCCTGAAAGCATCATCACATCTGTTCCGTCTAATATTGCATTGGCTACATCACTAACTTCAGCTCTAGTTGGGTTTGGCTGATAAATCATTGATTCGAGCATTTCTGTAGCTGTCACAACAGTTTTGCCTTTTTGATTACATAGTCTGATTATAGATTTCTGAGCTAAAGGAACGTTTTCAGGTTTAATTTCAACACCTAGATCGCCCCTTGCTATCATTATATATTCTACTGCATCTAAAATCTCTTTGAAATTTTTTAAGCCTTCAGCATTTTCAATCTTAGCAATAATCTCGCCTTTAGCTTTAGATTTTAGATTTTGTATATCTTGAACATTCCTTGTAAAAGAAAGAGCAATAAACTCAAGATTATTTTCTTTTGCAAATTCAATGATCTCTAGGTCCCTCATAGAAAGAGTTGGAATTGAAAATTTTTTGTTGGGGATATTTACCCCTTTACCATCATCAATTTCTCCGTTGTTCATTACTAACAGACTTAATATTCCATCTTTCTTCTCAATAACCTGAGTCTTTATCTTGCCATTGTCGATATAGACTTCATCATCTATACTCATACCATCATAGAAATCATGGTTGAAGTTGATTTCCTCATTTTTAAAACCTATCTTTAGAATATCTCCTTTTTTTGTGATTTTCTTTTGCTTTGCTCGAAGCCTGATTTCAGGCCCCTTAATATCGATTATTATTGGAATATCAGCCGTTTTTCGAATATTATCTATAATTAGCTTGTATTGACTAAGAGTCCCGTAGGCAGCATTTATCCTGACACCATTCATCCCTTCTTGATACATTTTTTGCAGTATTCCCGTTTGAAGGCTGGCTGGACCAATTGAGCAGATAATTTTAGTTTTTTTCAGCATTTAACTTCCTTAATTAGTACGAGGGGCCTAAATAAAGAGTATTTTAGTAAAGAAAAATGTCTTTACTTCTGAGCGAATGGTATATTGACTGTGTTTTTTTATGAGTGTATCTAGAAGCATTAATCAGTGAATGTATTACTAACTTGTATTACTAAATTTATTCAACCGATTATTTCCATACTACTGCTTTAGTTATTCGACAATCCCAGCAGGCATAAAATGATTTTGTGATTTTTATTAAATCTGGTTTCGGTTTGATCAGATCAGGATGCGGTTGGTATAAACAATCACCAACTCTTTCCATCTCTTTTCCACACTCTGGACAGAGTGGATGATGTTCTTCAAATATGGATTTACACTTACTTGTCCAGCAGCAGACTCTATGAAATTCACCGTGAGCTATACACCAACGATTTGGTGAAACTTTGTTATGGAGCGGACAAAAACTCATAATCTACACCTTTCAATTCGAATTATCAATTTCATCAGAGGGCTCTTAACGAGAAATTAACTTATTTAACCTTACCGATTCGCATATACCAAATTCGGTCTACAATCAAGTAGATGCCCTGATCAAATCAAGGCTGATCTGCCAAAGTCTTAGAGCGGTTGTTTCGTTGTAGGAGGCTTTGGATGATTTGACCGCTCTTTTTTTCTCAAAATACCTCCCTGAAACATTTTCTACTTCAGGTGATGTTGCTAGAAAGATTATCGTCTCTGCACCCTTCTTTGGACTTTGACTAAATACATTAATCAGTCGCTTCATAGAACCCATGACCCTGCTACCATCCAAACCAAACTTAGTCGCAACTAATCCAGGGTTTACCGCGTTCACTGTTACACTTGTCGCTTCAAGACGTCGCGCTAGCTCATAAGTGAACAGAATTTGGGCGAGCTTGGCCTGACCATATGCCCCTGCCCCTGAATACTTTTGTCTACTCTGTAAATCTTCAAAATTGATATTCGCCCTTTTATGTATGCCAGACGAGACATTGATGATACGAGAAGGAGCGCTTGCTTTCAAGGTATCAATTAATAAATTAGTCAACAAAAAGTGGCTCAGATAGTTAACGGCAAAAGTCATCTCTATACCATCTACTGTTTCCTGACGCTTATAGTAAAACGCTCCAGCATTGTTCACCAATACATCAAGTTTTTGATATTGGCTCATAAATTGCTCGGCAAGATTGTATATATCACTTTGAATTGATAGGTCAGCAAGGATAAACTCAACATTTGAGTTGCCTGTCTGATCTATAATTTTTCTAACAGTGGTAACGGCCTTTTCCGAATTTCGGCCTAAAACAATCACAGTTGCGCCTTTTGCAGCGAGTGCTTTGGCTGTAACCTTGCCCAAGCCTGAAGTAGCTCCCGTTACCATACAAACTCTATTTGCCATAGATCTATCTAGATTTACCAAATTAAGTTGATAATTTGTTGACACCAATCTTTATAATAATTATTATGATAAGATACTTGTATGAATATATTTTTATAACAGTGTTATGCTATTATTGTTGTGGTATATAAAATGGTGAAAGTTAAAGCTTCATTTGGAGCAGGTTGTTTTTGGAGTGTTGAAGATACATTTCGCAAAGTCAAAGGTGTTTTATCTACTGCTGTAGGATTTATGGGTGGAATGACGAAGGATCCGACATATAAAGAAGTGTGTACTGATAGAACGGGACATGCAGAAGTAGTTCAATTGGAGTATGATCCTTCTTTAGTTTCTTATGAAGAGCTTTTAGAAGTGTTTTGGGAGATTCATGATCCTACAACCTTGAACAGACAAGGTCCAGATGTGGGCTCTCAATATAGATCGGTGATTTTCTATCATACTGAAGAGCAAAAAGTTCAAGCTGAGGAATCAAAGAAAAAACAAGAAAAATCTCGAAAATATAAAAATAAGATCGTAACCGAAATAAAGCCTGCTTCAGTATTTTATATGGCCGAAGATTACCACCAACAATATCTGGAAAAATGTGGTTTGAAGAATCAAGGTATCTGTTAAGAAGGTGCATAGAGTTATGAGAAATAAAAATAAGATAGACAGATCAGAAAAAGAGTGGAAAAAAAACCTTGCTACTGAAGAGTACCATGTCCTAAGAGAAAAGGGGACTGAGCCAGCATTTACTGGAAAATATCTCGACAACAAAAAGAAGGGTGTTTACAATTGTGCTGGTTGTGGTAATGATTTATTCCTCTCAGATACAAAATATGATTCAAGGTCTGGTTGGCCCAGTTTTTGGGCTCCAACTTCGGAAGACAGTATTGAAATAAAACCTGATAAGAGTTTAGGGATGCAGAGGACTGAAGTACTCTGTAGCCGGTGTGGAGGTCATCTCGGCCACGTATTTGAAGATGGTCCTGAACCTACGGGTCTTCGTTTCTGTATTAATTCGATAGCACTTGATTTCAAAGAGAAATAAAAGTTGAAGAAAGAGAAAGGATTACGGAATTACCCAGATATTCATTAAAAGAACTTTTATCT
Encoded proteins:
- the uvsE gene encoding UV DNA damage repair endonuclease UvsE, which encodes MKIGYPCINRSIGCKSSRTFRLKSYSEERLIETIKNNLDCLVKIFKFNIKHNVLFFRITSDLIPFASHPICNFNWPNHFRRKFKEIGRLIKTHDIRISMHPDQFVLINSIDDEVFKNSLRELIYHAQVLDLMELDASAKIQIHIGGVYGDKEKSIKRFIERFWKLDEFIKKRLVIENDDRFYNLKDCLQINSQTGVPILFDNFHHELNNSGETISEAFKLFTTTWKEKDGIPMVDYSSQQKGKQKGKHVDSLNLEHFKNFLEKTKSFDFDIMLEIKDKEKSALKAIQVALEEDRLNTYRH
- a CDS encoding HEPN domain-containing protein, which translates into the protein MVNQVEFLLRGKLLPPLISKLQVSERLIIENVLGPIEFSIPRESDSFAIAYVGSEDKSYFFLDATIYIDFFLLIHALTHNIVVTHYKGIAFEISTINDLGKKKVSFRKFKKVNILKEDLQCELSKIILLTKERFLEFEKDTEKIMGEYLGLALRYHFFALQAYNRRHFDEVVLNLVIAAEALFSTGKSHKYNLKRRFSNFIANDETEIYEIEKTISNFYDLRSAIVHGGKKKITFNDVKIPSIYIQKAIEKALSSRLYLKEELLKVTDIESE
- a CDS encoding CBS domain-containing protein, encoding MSGILMVRDVMTKNVKTVGIYENVREAVQKMNKFNIGSVVVVDTERRRPIGIVTERDILRMVELHSEPKLFEIKKIMSTPLVTINPNTDIEDAAKLMTKKRIKRLPVIENDRLVGIITSSDIMKASPKLVSVFMDLLREIS
- a CDS encoding class II aldolase/adducin family protein, with the protein product MKPSLDNLRMELVNGAKAIFSKGLVDVGEGNVSVRIPKKQELLITPTFNLYETMKKEDVVHLKFDGTQLSKGKRASSEYRLHVAIYKARPKAQCVIHTHSPYATMLSVARIKIPILLEEMVVFLGGEVNVSEFGRAHTDEMGEKPLMALSTTNAVLLANHGVLVCGRTVEHAIKMAELVEKMAKIFWGSSQIGEPVNISKEASRFKKIFDLNFATY
- a CDS encoding MarR family transcriptional regulator, with protein sequence MGEKEQIVLEAMEKAGKPVRPGDVVKMVDLDKEEVSKIIASLKKKGKITSPKRCFYAPVIDK
- the tkt gene encoding transketolase, with amino-acid sequence MKSLDELCINALRFLALDAIEQAGSGHPGIPLGAAPMAYVLWDRFLRHNPRNPFWINRDRFILSAGHGSALLYALLHLYGYDLPLDELKRFRQWGSKTPGHPEYGLTTGVETTTGPLGQGFAMGVGMAMAERFLANCFNLPNFPIVDNYTYSIISDGDLMEGISSEAAYLAGTLHLNKLIYLYDDNHISIEGETDITFTENVLQRFETYGWFVLQVADGNNLLEIDKVIRRAKDEKKKPTLIIVRTQIGYGSPKQNTAVAHGEPLGQKALLETKRALDWPTEPTFYIPEETLNHFHLAIAKGDNLEIEWNNLLDDYRHEAPDLASQFEQVIKGELPVNWKSFIPSFKPKEGPMATRNASGKVMNVLSEKLHSLGGAPHHFLIGGSADLDPSTKTILTGYGDFGFSKDCAHNIHFGVREHAMGAIANGMALYSNYIPYTATFLVFSDYMRPAIRLAALMQTHVIFIFTHDSIGLGEDGPTHQPVEHLMSLRAIPGLTVIRPADANETAVAWEVAVERKGPVSLILSHQDLSVLDPEHYPIKEGVPRGAYILAESDSGNPDITLIATGSEVHLALDSSVELKKKGLNVQVVSMPSWELFEEQPIEYKKHVLQPDVPKLALEAGVTIGWPNYVGEMGVVIGLDRFGASAPSDIVYDKLGFNVDNVVKHALELVRR
- a CDS encoding ROK family protein, with protein sequence MMERNVTSLPTLGVDLGGTKVKTALVDVNGQILSAHKYPTHPEKGSDKIITDILTSIDECLDKARQEAKVLGIGIAGQVDFKGVVHYAPNLKWRNVPLKEKLEEKLGLPVIVVNDVRAATWGEWRYGSGKGVDDLIVLFVGTGIGGGVISGGKILVGCSNTGGELGHITIVYGGRSCRCPNMGCLEAYAGGWAIAERAQEAVRSDPEAWQYLTSLAGSIENITAATVGHAYREGDQKAHQLVKETGQYLAAGAVSIVNAFNPCLFVLGGGVIEGLPDLIQIVENFTRKKALESALKNLKFVKAALGDDAGVIGAAALAQNKIYGLHKLSEW
- the pyk gene encoding pyruvate kinase — encoded protein: MLKKTKIICSIGPASLQTGILQKMYQEGMNGVRINAAYGTLSQYKLIIDNIRKTADIPIIIDIKGPEIRLRAKQKKITKKGDILKIGFKNEEINFNHDFYDGMSIDDEVYIDNGKIKTQVIEKKDGILSLLVMNNGEIDDGKGVNIPNKKFSIPTLSMRDLEIIEFAKENNLEFIALSFTRNVQDIQNLKSKAKGEIIAKIENAEGLKNFKEILDAVEYIMIARGDLGVEIKPENVPLAQKSIIRLCNQKGKTVVTATEMLESMIYQPNPTRAEVSDVANAILDGTDVMMLSGETSIGQYPVEAVSMMSRIAKETEKAVESNVKNGKFISISDTISKSIKSVCQSMLIDKIVTLTRSGYTAKMISRFKILQPIIAVTPEKKVKNHLELVFGVYPINIDYSNEKDRIMFLANQLRTIGLINDEDNVLFTAAVRTRTKHASNLIEIHNIKELMDFAS
- a CDS encoding SDR family oxidoreductase, whose product is MANRVCMVTGATSGLGKVTAKALAAKGATVIVLGRNSEKAVTTVRKIIDQTGNSNVEFILADLSIQSDIYNLAEQFMSQYQKLDVLVNNAGAFYYKRQETVDGIEMTFAVNYLSHFLLTNLLIDTLKASAPSRIINVSSGIHKRANINFEDLQSRQKYSGAGAYGQAKLAQILFTYELARRLEATSVTVNAVNPGLVATKFGLDGSRVMGSMKRLINVFSQSPKKGAETIIFLATSPEVENVSGRYFEKKRAVKSSKASYNETTALRLWQISLDLIRAST
- the msrA gene encoding peptide-methionine (S)-S-oxide reductase MsrA, which encodes MVKVKASFGAGCFWSVEDTFRKVKGVLSTAVGFMGGMTKDPTYKEVCTDRTGHAEVVQLEYDPSLVSYEELLEVFWEIHDPTTLNRQGPDVGSQYRSVIFYHTEEQKVQAEESKKKQEKSRKYKNKIVTEIKPASVFYMAEDYHQQYLEKCGLKNQGIC